Proteins encoded by one window of Halomonas chromatireducens:
- a CDS encoding ABC transporter ATP-binding protein, which yields MLFEGLIAGCAILQPRIDVLAALAMLHAPSQGAVLLDGKDIQQLPVRELARLLALLPQEAVAPEGLIVAELVRFGRQPHQGWLRQWSAEDQEVVREALVAADVMELSERTLDTLSGGQRQRAWIAMTIAQQTPLLLLDEPTSALDLGHQIEVFELVRRLAAGGRTVVMVLHDLASACRYADHLLALHNGQLVAAGPPGEVVTTGLVRRLYDIDCTLIPDPDPATGSLLLGNVRRAGRFEEAC from the coding sequence CTGCTGTTCGAAGGCCTGATTGCCGGCTGCGCCATCCTCCAGCCGCGCATCGATGTACTGGCCGCCCTGGCCATGCTGCATGCCCCCAGCCAGGGCGCGGTGCTGCTCGATGGCAAGGACATCCAGCAGCTCCCGGTACGCGAACTGGCGCGCCTCCTGGCCCTGCTGCCACAGGAGGCGGTCGCCCCCGAAGGGCTGATCGTTGCCGAACTGGTGCGCTTCGGTCGCCAGCCTCACCAGGGCTGGCTGCGCCAATGGTCGGCTGAGGATCAGGAGGTAGTACGCGAGGCCCTTGTGGCGGCGGACGTGATGGAATTATCAGAACGTACCCTGGACACGCTCTCCGGCGGCCAGCGCCAACGCGCCTGGATCGCCATGACCATCGCCCAGCAAACGCCGTTGCTGCTGCTCGACGAACCGACCTCGGCGCTGGACCTGGGCCACCAGATCGAAGTCTTCGAACTGGTGCGAAGGCTCGCCGCCGGCGGGCGTACCGTGGTGATGGTACTCCACGACCTGGCCAGCGCCTGCCGCTACGCCGACCACCTGCTGGCGCTGCACAACGGCCAACTGGTGGCCGCCGGCCCACCGGGCGAGGTCGTCACTACCGGCCTGGTACGCCGGCTCTACGATATCGACTGCACGCTGATTCCCGACCCCGACCCCGCCACCGGCAGCCTGCTGCTGGGCAATGTAAGGAGGGCGGGGCGGTTTGAGGAAGCCTGCTAG